A region of Granulibacter bethesdensis DNA encodes the following proteins:
- the glgX gene encoding glycogen debranching protein GlgX → MASIVSRRLREGVPHPRGAIWDGEGINVALFSAHATKVELCLFDESGTKEKERITLPEYTDEIFHGYVSGLGPGTVYGFRVHGPYEPEAGHRFNPHKLLLDPYARVHIGELNWNPACFGYTIGSEQEDLSFDERDSAAFMPKCVVVDQNFDWHGQAIRPGIPWGRTITYETHVRGYTMRHPEIPAHLRGTYAGLASKPVLDHIRALGVTSVELLPVHSFVRDSHLLEKGLTNFWGYNTIGFFAPDPLYAADRNRVLAEFKEMVARFHDAGLEVILDVVYNHTAEGNEKGATLSFKGIDNATYYRLLPDQKRFYINDTGTGNTLNLSHPRVIQMVTDSLRYWVTEMHVDGFRFDLGTILAREPDGFDTQSGFLRAVGQDPVLAGVKLIAEPWDCGPGGYQVGGFPPGWAEWNDQFRDTTRDFWRGEASAAALAPRLLGSPDKFDHRGRKPWASVNFVTAHDGFTLNDLVSYNDKHNEANGEDNKDGSDHDRSWNGGAEGPTDDQGIETLRHRQIRNMLGTLLLSLGTPMILAGDEFGRTQQGNNNAYCQDNEISWVDWDIQEKGHSLIRFTQKLIALRQQHPILWRARFPGENRNDESGITGLRWISASGQDMTQEEWENGNTRTFSMLLDGRAQPTGVKEPGQDASLLIILNGWHDVVSFTLPDCPGGEEWRLLIDTNIPDDDGGALFRMGDQYQVTGRSVLVFEHCRS, encoded by the coding sequence ATGGCATCTATCGTTTCGCGTCGGCTTCGTGAAGGCGTGCCCCATCCGCGCGGAGCGATCTGGGACGGAGAAGGCATTAATGTCGCGTTATTCTCCGCCCATGCCACGAAGGTGGAGCTGTGTCTCTTCGATGAAAGCGGCACCAAGGAAAAAGAGCGTATCACTCTGCCGGAATATACGGATGAAATCTTTCATGGCTATGTCTCTGGTCTCGGCCCGGGTACGGTCTATGGTTTCCGTGTCCATGGCCCCTATGAGCCGGAAGCCGGGCATCGTTTCAACCCTCATAAGCTTCTGCTCGATCCCTATGCACGGGTGCATATCGGAGAGCTGAACTGGAATCCCGCCTGTTTCGGCTACACGATCGGCTCGGAGCAGGAGGATCTTTCTTTCGATGAGCGTGACAGCGCGGCATTTATGCCGAAATGTGTGGTGGTAGACCAGAATTTCGACTGGCATGGGCAAGCGATCCGTCCCGGCATTCCGTGGGGTCGCACGATCACCTATGAAACCCATGTACGCGGCTACACCATGCGTCACCCGGAGATTCCAGCGCATTTACGCGGTACCTATGCCGGGTTGGCCAGTAAGCCGGTGCTGGATCATATCCGCGCTCTTGGCGTGACGAGTGTGGAATTGCTGCCTGTTCACAGCTTTGTGCGTGACAGCCACCTGCTTGAAAAAGGGCTGACGAATTTCTGGGGCTACAACACGATCGGCTTTTTTGCGCCGGACCCGCTTTACGCCGCCGACCGCAACCGTGTGCTGGCCGAATTCAAGGAAATGGTGGCACGCTTCCACGATGCAGGGCTCGAGGTGATTCTGGATGTTGTCTACAACCACACTGCCGAGGGCAATGAAAAAGGCGCGACCCTGTCTTTCAAGGGCATCGATAACGCGACCTACTATCGTCTTCTGCCTGATCAGAAGCGGTTTTACATCAATGATACCGGCACCGGGAACACGCTCAATCTGTCCCATCCGCGTGTCATTCAGATGGTGACCGACAGCCTCCGTTATTGGGTGACGGAGATGCATGTCGATGGTTTCCGCTTCGATCTGGGCACAATTCTGGCGCGTGAGCCGGATGGCTTTGATACTCAAAGTGGCTTCCTGCGTGCCGTGGGGCAGGATCCTGTGCTGGCAGGTGTGAAACTGATCGCCGAGCCATGGGATTGTGGACCGGGCGGATATCAGGTGGGCGGTTTCCCACCCGGTTGGGCGGAGTGGAATGACCAGTTCCGCGATACGACGCGCGATTTCTGGCGGGGCGAGGCAAGTGCCGCGGCGCTGGCGCCACGGCTGTTAGGGTCCCCTGATAAGTTCGATCATCGTGGCCGCAAGCCATGGGCCAGCGTAAATTTCGTGACGGCCCATGACGGTTTCACCCTCAATGATCTGGTCAGCTATAACGACAAGCATAACGAGGCGAATGGCGAGGATAATAAAGACGGCAGTGACCATGACCGTTCATGGAATGGCGGTGCCGAAGGGCCGACTGATGATCAGGGCATTGAAACGTTACGCCATCGCCAGATCAGAAACATGCTGGGTACGCTGCTATTGTCGCTCGGCACCCCGATGATATTGGCAGGGGATGAATTCGGGCGCACTCAGCAGGGCAATAACAATGCCTACTGTCAGGATAACGAGATCAGTTGGGTTGACTGGGATATTCAGGAGAAGGGGCATTCCCTGATCCGGTTTACGCAGAAACTGATCGCGTTACGTCAACAGCACCCGATCCTGTGGCGAGCCCGGTTTCCCGGCGAAAATCGTAATGATGAATCGGGTATCACAGGCCTGCGCTGGATATCTGCAAGCGGTCAGGACATGACGCAGGAGGAATGGGAGAACGGTAATACCCGCACCTTCTCCATGCTGCTGGATGGCCGTGCCCAGCCGACCGGGGTGAAAGAGCCGGGTCAGGATGCCAGCCTGTTGATCATCCTGAATGGATGGCACGATGTTGTTTCCTTCACGCTGCCGGACTGCCCCGGGGGAGAGGAATGGAGACTACTGATTGACACGAATATCCCGGATGATGATGGCGGTGCGTTGTTCCGGATGGGCGATCAGTATCAGGTGACCGGGCGTTCGGTGCTTGTGTTCGAGCATTGCAGAAGCTGA
- a CDS encoding DUF192 domain-containing protein — MKRRFLLSVLAASPLIIFAPQAHALDDTKPQQEIKREPLIVHTHDGRSLLFQVEVARTMDQQTIGLMWRKSVPADGGMLFDWNAPRNSQMWMRNTLVPLDMVFINEDGTIRAIAENTVPRSLSVIDSNGPVRATLELAAGTTEKNDIRVGDRITTPAIASMAEAASAPARAPAKKTD, encoded by the coding sequence GTGAAGCGTCGTTTCCTGCTCAGTGTGCTGGCTGCCAGCCCGCTGATTATCTTTGCTCCTCAAGCTCATGCTCTGGATGATACAAAGCCGCAGCAGGAGATAAAGCGGGAGCCTCTCATCGTGCATACGCATGATGGACGGTCCCTGCTGTTTCAGGTCGAGGTCGCCCGGACGATGGATCAGCAGACCATCGGTCTGATGTGGCGCAAATCAGTCCCGGCAGATGGCGGCATGCTGTTCGACTGGAACGCGCCACGGAACAGCCAGATGTGGATGCGCAATACGCTGGTTCCCCTTGATATGGTGTTCATCAACGAGGATGGCACGATCCGCGCCATTGCCGAGAATACGGTTCCCCGCAGCCTGTCGGTGATCGACAGCAACGGCCCGGTGCGTGCGACACTGGAACTGGCTGCCGGAACGACCGAGAAAAACGACATCCGTGTCGGTGACAGGATCACCACCCCGGCCATTGCCTCAATGGCCGAAGCAGCGTCTGCTCCCGCCCGTGCTCCTGCCAAAAAAACGGACTGA
- a CDS encoding CHAP domain-containing protein, with the protein MHIKHSLQYASRHRTFSALQCVPYARSVSGIELKGNAANWWDAAEGVYARGNTPEPGSILNFRANGHMRLGHVAVVEQVINSREVLIDHANWRGPGARGGVSKGISVVDVSPNNDWTSVRVALGHSDTYGSVYPTYGFIYDRPEGQPGSVTRMASASIPDMNPPPRNLSPARGRVAAVVGGSDQPVYQEVAQAPSSSRKRGIDLSVGRQITADQVAGSMNFGADLATDSINHNLR; encoded by the coding sequence TTGCATATAAAACACAGTCTGCAATACGCCTCCCGTCACCGAACTTTTTCCGCCCTTCAATGCGTTCCCTACGCCCGCTCCGTCTCAGGGATTGAACTCAAGGGGAATGCTGCAAACTGGTGGGATGCCGCTGAAGGCGTCTATGCCAGAGGAAACACCCCGGAACCCGGCAGCATCCTCAATTTCCGCGCCAACGGTCATATGCGTCTCGGCCATGTCGCCGTCGTTGAGCAAGTGATCAACAGCCGCGAAGTTCTGATTGACCATGCCAACTGGCGCGGTCCCGGTGCCCGTGGAGGGGTCAGCAAAGGCATCTCCGTCGTCGACGTATCACCAAACAATGACTGGACCTCGGTTCGTGTGGCTCTGGGTCATTCGGACACGTATGGCAGCGTCTATCCCACCTACGGCTTTATTTACGATCGTCCAGAGGGACAGCCTGGATCAGTCACAAGGATGGCCTCGGCCTCCATTCCCGACATGAATCCGCCTCCGCGTAATCTGTCTCCTGCCCGCGGTCGTGTTGCAGCCGTGGTCGGTGGCTCTGACCAGCCAGTTTATCAGGAAGTTGCTCAGGCTCCCTCCTCCTCCCGCAAGCGGGGCATTGATCTCTCCGTTGGCAGACAGATAACTGCTGATCAGGTGGCGGGTTCCATGAATTTCGGTGCCGATCTCGCAACCGATTCGATCAATCATAATCTGCGCTAA
- a CDS encoding MFS transporter codes for MKLFSVLRHPRLACLWSGLSFSAIGDQLYLVALSWAAVQAFGANAGYLTAFQGFCILLAAFFVGPWADRKPQFRVMIGADLIRMVSLAALIGAWFIQGGVSASFLLQAIILIALGQALFRPALQVVLPHLVQDQSELPAANALMDMTDRVARLLGPVMISVLAGLLPLVHFFTVDAITFVISAIAVWLTGRNQVRQDAAPSRNIPTPWHAITANRGHPLLWYSFLIGPVVCGAWYAIVYLALPLLITRLQPGASGLSSYGAVIAAYGVGNVLGMMIVGNRPIPALPACMMFGGTALVGAGLACMTLVALLAPPHWIAPGLMICAAIAGTGGPFEDIPIAILRQTTLNAQDVPASARGFLISYNGGMLAGLAIAPSMLALTGPIGLIAGGGLSIVAIGLAGIVLYLHTPAMQPYQLLQCSNTSTERPVT; via the coding sequence ATGAAACTGTTTTCTGTCCTGCGCCATCCCAGGCTGGCCTGCTTGTGGAGCGGTCTTTCATTCTCAGCGATTGGTGACCAGCTCTACCTTGTTGCCCTCTCATGGGCAGCCGTGCAGGCATTCGGGGCCAATGCAGGATATCTGACCGCCTTTCAGGGGTTCTGTATTTTACTGGCCGCTTTTTTTGTTGGCCCATGGGCAGACCGAAAGCCACAATTTCGGGTGATGATCGGCGCTGATCTGATCCGCATGGTTTCCCTTGCTGCGCTGATCGGAGCATGGTTCATCCAGGGCGGCGTTTCTGCATCCTTTCTGCTTCAGGCGATTATTCTGATTGCACTGGGGCAGGCATTGTTCAGGCCGGCCCTTCAGGTTGTACTACCGCATCTGGTGCAGGATCAGAGCGAACTGCCTGCCGCCAATGCCCTGATGGATATGACAGACCGTGTTGCCAGACTGCTCGGACCGGTCATGATCAGCGTACTCGCGGGCCTGCTGCCACTGGTGCATTTTTTCACTGTCGATGCCATCACCTTCGTCATTTCAGCGATCGCGGTCTGGCTGACCGGTCGCAATCAGGTTCGCCAGGATGCCGCACCATCCCGCAACATACCGACGCCATGGCATGCCATTACTGCCAATCGCGGACACCCTTTGCTCTGGTATTCATTTCTTATCGGCCCGGTCGTCTGCGGTGCCTGGTATGCGATTGTTTATCTGGCCCTGCCATTGCTGATTACCCGGTTGCAGCCAGGAGCCTCCGGCCTGTCATCCTACGGCGCGGTGATTGCTGCCTACGGTGTCGGCAACGTGCTTGGCATGATGATCGTGGGCAACCGTCCCATTCCCGCCCTTCCTGCCTGCATGATGTTCGGAGGCACGGCACTGGTCGGAGCCGGTCTCGCCTGCATGACATTGGTGGCTTTACTGGCACCCCCTCACTGGATAGCTCCAGGTCTGATGATCTGTGCCGCCATAGCCGGTACGGGAGGGCCGTTCGAGGATATTCCCATTGCCATCCTGCGTCAGACCACACTGAACGCTCAGGACGTTCCCGCTTCGGCCCGTGGTTTTCTGATCAGCTATAATGGCGGCATGCTGGCCGGGTTGGCGATTGCGCCTTCCATGCTCGCTCTGACAGGGCCAATCGGATTGATCGCGGGAGGCGGGTTAAGCATTGTCGCCATCGGTCTGGCCGGCATTGTGCTCTATTTGCACACACCGGCCATGCAACCGTATCAGCTTCTGCAATGCTCGAACACAAGCACCGAACGCCCGGTCACCTGA
- the phoB gene encoding phosphate regulon transcriptional regulator PhoB: MRFAQEETRSRPAETPAGQTRPTVLIVEDEAALATMLRYNLEKQGFRVEEASDGQEALHRLSEVQPDLVLLDWMLPGLSGIEVCRQIRRKPGTRDLPIIMVTARVEDQDAVRALNTGADDYITKPFNMQALQARIRALLRRASPVTAKGMLTFHDITMDLATHRVHRNNRPIHLGPTEFRLMEFFLQHPRRVFSREELLDSVWGTDIHVEPRTVDVHIRRLRKAVNGEGEVDLVRTVRAAGYALDTDPL; this comes from the coding sequence ATGCGCTTTGCACAGGAAGAAACCCGTTCCCGTCCTGCGGAAACTCCGGCAGGGCAGACGCGTCCGACAGTGCTGATTGTCGAGGATGAGGCGGCATTGGCGACAATGCTGCGCTATAATCTGGAAAAGCAGGGCTTCCGTGTCGAGGAAGCTTCAGATGGTCAGGAAGCCCTGCACCGCCTGTCGGAAGTCCAGCCGGATTTGGTTCTGCTGGACTGGATGCTGCCTGGGCTGTCGGGTATCGAGGTATGCCGTCAGATACGTCGGAAACCCGGCACCCGTGATCTGCCGATCATTATGGTGACTGCCCGTGTCGAGGATCAGGATGCGGTTCGGGCCTTGAATACAGGCGCGGATGATTACATCACCAAACCGTTCAACATGCAGGCCCTTCAGGCCCGTATTCGCGCGTTGTTGCGTCGGGCCAGCCCGGTAACGGCGAAGGGCATGCTGACCTTCCATGACATTACGATGGATCTGGCAACCCATCGCGTGCATCGGAACAACCGTCCGATCCATCTCGGCCCGACCGAATTCCGGCTGATGGAATTCTTCCTGCAACATCCGCGGCGGGTTTTCTCGCGTGAGGAGTTGCTGGATTCAGTCTGGGGTACCGATATTCATGTGGAGCCCCGTACGGTGGATGTACATATTCGTCGCCTGCGCAAGGCCGTGAATGGCGAGGGCGAGGTTGATCTGGTGCGTACGGTACGGGCTGCCGGATATGCGCTGGATACTGATCCGCTATAA
- the pstA gene encoding phosphate ABC transporter permease PstA has product MPRNGPVTKSQAALRLNSRRQLINRLIVGLCSFATLLGLAALALILFTLLKNGLAGLSLSVFTHDEGAPGSNGGLRNAIVGTLIQTALGTLIGTPLGLLVGTYLAEYGRGSVLSSAVRFVSDILLSAPSILVGLFMYQLIVRPTGAFSGIAGCLALAVLVIPIVVRSTEDMLRLLPAQLREAAVALGAPRWRVITFICYRAAIDGIATGVLLGISRIAGETAPLLFTSLGNPNLSVNLAEPMGSLPVTIYKFAGSAYSDWQLLSWAGALLITLGVLGLNILARAILGRRQ; this is encoded by the coding sequence ATGCCCCGGAATGGCCCTGTCACAAAAAGCCAGGCAGCGCTTCGTCTCAACAGCAGACGGCAGTTGATAAACCGTCTTATCGTTGGCCTGTGCAGTTTCGCGACATTGCTCGGTCTGGCTGCGCTGGCGCTGATTCTGTTCACCCTGCTTAAAAACGGTCTGGCGGGTCTTTCCCTGTCGGTCTTCACTCACGATGAAGGTGCCCCCGGTTCCAATGGTGGTCTGCGCAACGCTATTGTCGGGACATTGATCCAGACCGCACTGGGTACGTTGATCGGTACGCCGCTGGGGCTGCTGGTCGGAACCTATCTGGCGGAATACGGGCGTGGCTCTGTCTTGAGCAGCGCGGTCAGGTTTGTGTCCGATATTCTGCTGTCGGCACCGTCCATTCTGGTCGGTCTGTTCATGTATCAGCTGATCGTGCGGCCGACGGGGGCATTCTCCGGAATTGCAGGCTGTCTGGCTTTGGCGGTGCTGGTCATTCCCATTGTCGTACGTTCGACCGAGGATATGCTGCGCCTGCTGCCTGCCCAGTTGCGGGAGGCCGCGGTCGCTCTTGGTGCGCCGCGCTGGCGGGTGATTACCTTCATCTGCTATCGGGCTGCCATTGATGGCATAGCAACCGGTGTATTGCTGGGCATCAGCCGTATCGCCGGTGAAACCGCACCTCTGTTGTTCACCAGCCTCGGTAATCCCAACCTGTCGGTGAATCTGGCAGAGCCAATGGGAAGCCTGCCAGTGACCATCTATAAATTTGCCGGTTCTGCCTATTCGGACTGGCAGCTTCTTTCATGGGCAGGCGCCCTGCTGATTACACTTGGCGTCCTTGGCCTCAACATACTGGCCCGCGCCATTCTGGGCAGAAGGCAGTGA
- the pstC gene encoding phosphate ABC transporter permease subunit PstC, producing the protein MASVQQIDKKAAFSLPPGQGSGKRKPPSQTGDRIFGALVRVAGLFVLTLLGAIILMLFIGGLPAFRAFGLEFLVSSAWNPPHNVYGALVAIYGTIITSVIALIIAVPIAFGIAVYLTELAPQWVRRPVGIAIELLAAVPSIIYGMWGFFIIVPFMTKIQPSIISFFGSLADAEENVPVLGPVTGWLADRFAGPAYGNGILTASLILALMIVPFIAATMRDVFATVPGIFKESAYGLGCTIWEVVRSVVVPYTRVSVVGGIMLGLGRALGETMAVTFVIGNTNRIATSIFGPGNTIASLVALQFPESNPGGLQFSSLFALGFILFVISFIVLATSRFLMRSRSAGAARA; encoded by the coding sequence ATGGCCTCAGTTCAGCAGATAGATAAGAAAGCGGCCTTTTCACTTCCCCCCGGACAGGGTAGCGGAAAAAGGAAGCCGCCATCCCAGACCGGTGACAGGATTTTTGGCGCTCTGGTAAGAGTGGCCGGATTGTTCGTACTGACTTTGTTAGGCGCGATCATCCTGATGCTGTTCATCGGCGGCTTGCCGGCGTTCCGGGCATTTGGCCTTGAATTCCTGGTGTCATCGGCCTGGAACCCACCACATAACGTGTACGGTGCACTGGTCGCTATTTACGGAACCATTATCACATCGGTGATTGCACTGATAATTGCTGTCCCGATTGCATTCGGAATTGCCGTTTATCTAACCGAACTGGCTCCGCAATGGGTTCGCCGTCCGGTTGGGATCGCAATTGAGCTGCTCGCAGCTGTGCCTTCCATCATTTACGGTATGTGGGGCTTTTTCATTATTGTTCCTTTCATGACGAAAATTCAGCCTTCCATTATTTCGTTTTTTGGTTCGCTGGCTGATGCCGAGGAAAACGTGCCGGTTCTTGGCCCGGTGACAGGCTGGTTGGCAGATCGCTTTGCCGGTCCTGCCTACGGGAATGGTATTCTCACGGCCTCGTTGATCCTGGCGTTGATGATCGTACCGTTCATTGCCGCAACGATGCGCGATGTGTTTGCCACTGTGCCCGGCATTTTCAAGGAAAGCGCCTATGGCCTTGGTTGCACGATCTGGGAAGTCGTTCGCTCCGTCGTGGTGCCCTACACGCGGGTATCGGTTGTAGGCGGTATCATGCTCGGCCTTGGACGCGCCCTTGGTGAAACCATGGCGGTAACCTTCGTGATCGGTAACACCAACCGGATCGCCACCAGTATTTTCGGTCCCGGTAATACGATTGCATCGTTGGTCGCGCTCCAGTTTCCGGAAAGCAATCCGGGCGGCCTTCAGTTTTCCTCTCTTTTCGCGTTGGGTTTCATTTTGTTTGTCATCTCCTTTATCGTGCTGGCAACATCCCGCTTTCTGATGCGGTCACGCTCAGCAGGGGCAGCCAGGGCATGA
- the pstB gene encoding phosphate ABC transporter ATP-binding protein PstB, giving the protein MAASRVVVESQPKIAVRNLDFYYGSHKALKSISLDVHERQVLGMIGPSGCGKSTLLRILNKMYALYPGQRAEGEVLLDGENVLGKDVDVNVLRSRVGMVFQKPTPFPMSIYENIAFGIRLHEKLSKAEMDERIEWSLTRAALWSEVKDRLHTAAAGMSGGQQQRLCIARTIAVKPEVILLDEPTSALDPISTLKIEELVDELKRDFTIAIVTHNMQQAARCADRVAFFYMGELIEVGTALDMFTNPREQRTQEYITGRFG; this is encoded by the coding sequence ATGGCCGCATCCCGTGTCGTGGTTGAAAGCCAGCCGAAAATTGCCGTGCGCAATCTCGATTTCTATTATGGTTCGCACAAGGCCCTGAAATCCATTTCACTTGATGTGCATGAGCGTCAGGTTCTGGGTATGATCGGGCCGTCCGGCTGCGGTAAATCCACGTTGCTGCGTATCCTGAACAAGATGTATGCGCTTTATCCCGGCCAGCGTGCTGAGGGTGAGGTGCTGTTGGATGGCGAGAACGTTCTCGGCAAAGATGTCGATGTGAACGTGCTGCGCAGCCGTGTCGGCATGGTGTTCCAGAAGCCGACACCATTCCCGATGTCGATCTATGAGAACATTGCGTTTGGCATCCGCCTGCACGAAAAACTATCCAAGGCGGAGATGGATGAACGGATCGAATGGTCCCTGACCCGTGCTGCGTTGTGGAGCGAGGTTAAGGATCGCCTTCATACAGCTGCCGCCGGAATGTCCGGTGGTCAGCAGCAGCGTCTGTGCATTGCGCGCACCATCGCCGTGAAACCTGAAGTCATTCTGCTTGATGAACCGACCAGCGCGCTTGATCCGATCAGCACTTTGAAGATCGAGGAACTGGTGGATGAGCTGAAACGCGATTTCACCATCGCCATCGTGACACACAACATGCAGCAGGCTGCGCGCTGTGCGGATCGTGTCGCATTTTTCTACATGGGCGAACTGATTGAAGTCGGCACGGCGCTCGACATGTTCACCAACCCGCGTGAGCAGCGCACGCAGGAATATATCACCGGCCGCTTCGGCTGA
- the pstS gene encoding phosphate ABC transporter substrate-binding protein PstS, whose amino-acid sequence MKFAPSAIAAVLIGAGLIAPACAQAQQVVGAGSSFAAPLYDKWSEQAKPSTGVSLNYQAIGSGAGQTQIFNRTVDFGASDAPVSADKLRAHKLLQFPSAMGAVDVIVNIPGIKSNELKLTGPIIAAIYAGTITKWNDPKIQEINKGIKLPRLAIAPVYRADGSGTTFVFTDYLSLVDSDWASKIGRATSISWPAGSGAKGSAGVAGTVQQIPGSIGYVEAAYATQSHLVTVQLQNKAGKFVAPTPANFAATAAAADWTKAQNFAIDLNDQAGDTSWPIESATFVLVPTDPTSAEKASAVLKLFDWGFKNGDALASDLQYIPLPASVKDTIRAAWHDGIKGPDGKPVF is encoded by the coding sequence ATGAAATTCGCTCCCTCGGCAATTGCTGCCGTGCTGATTGGCGCTGGCTTGATCGCTCCGGCTTGCGCGCAGGCGCAGCAGGTTGTCGGCGCTGGCTCTTCTTTCGCAGCGCCGCTTTATGACAAGTGGTCGGAGCAGGCAAAACCCTCCACGGGCGTGTCGCTGAACTATCAGGCGATCGGGTCAGGCGCCGGGCAGACCCAGATTTTCAACCGGACCGTGGATTTTGGCGCCTCTGATGCCCCGGTGTCCGCCGATAAACTGCGTGCCCATAAACTGCTGCAATTCCCCAGCGCGATGGGGGCAGTGGATGTCATCGTCAATATCCCGGGCATCAAGAGCAACGAGCTGAAGCTCACTGGTCCGATCATCGCTGCAATCTATGCAGGCACGATCACCAAATGGAATGACCCGAAGATCCAGGAAATCAACAAGGGTATCAAGCTGCCACGTCTCGCGATCGCACCGGTTTATCGCGCTGATGGCTCTGGCACGACCTTCGTGTTCACCGATTATCTGTCTCTGGTTGACAGCGATTGGGCTTCCAAGATCGGTCGTGCGACCTCCATCAGCTGGCCCGCCGGTTCGGGTGCCAAGGGCAGCGCCGGTGTGGCTGGCACCGTGCAGCAGATTCCAGGCAGCATCGGCTATGTCGAGGCCGCTTATGCTACCCAGAGCCATCTGGTGACTGTCCAGCTGCAGAACAAGGCCGGTAAGTTTGTGGCTCCGACTCCCGCCAATTTCGCAGCCACCGCTGCGGCAGCTGACTGGACCAAGGCGCAGAACTTCGCCATCGATCTGAATGATCAGGCAGGCGATACTTCCTGGCCAATCGAAAGCGCCACTTTCGTACTGGTTCCGACTGACCCGACCAGCGCCGAAAAAGCCTCTGCCGTGCTGAAGCTGTTTGACTGGGGCTTTAAAAATGGCGACGCTCTGGCTTCCGATCTGCAATACATCCCGCTGCCCGCATCCGTGAAGGACACCATTCGCGCCGCCTGGCACGATGGTATCAAGGGTCCGGACGGCAAGCCGGTTTTCTGA
- the phoU gene encoding phosphate signaling complex protein PhoU — MTNQLGSPHIVSSYEQDLQQLSDMITRMGGMVENQLALAVTSIINKDMDAANRAIDVDPAIDALETEIQQFIVRLLALRQPVAIDLRMVLSSLKITSDLERIGDYSKNVAKRGIVLNQFSLPFSLTGLAHMGQLVQQNMKTIIDAVGENDTSRAEEVWRSDTAIDDMYNAIFRELITYMMEDPRDITPCTHLLFIAKNLERIGDHATNIAETVFYTVSGHSLPDERPKSDNTSYMVARPSPDVTS, encoded by the coding sequence ATGACCAACCAACTGGGTTCACCCCATATTGTTTCAAGCTATGAGCAGGATCTTCAACAGCTCAGTGATATGATCACGCGCATGGGCGGGATGGTGGAAAACCAGCTTGCTCTGGCAGTGACGTCCATCATCAACAAGGATATGGATGCTGCCAATCGCGCAATTGATGTCGACCCTGCGATTGATGCGCTGGAAACCGAGATCCAGCAATTCATCGTGCGTCTTCTGGCGCTGCGCCAGCCGGTGGCGATCGATCTGCGGATGGTGCTTTCCTCGCTGAAAATTACCAGTGATCTGGAGCGCATTGGCGATTATTCCAAAAATGTTGCCAAGCGCGGTATCGTGCTGAACCAGTTTTCGCTGCCTTTCAGTCTGACCGGTCTGGCGCATATGGGCCAGCTTGTTCAGCAGAATATGAAGACGATCATTGATGCGGTTGGTGAGAATGATACCAGCCGTGCTGAAGAAGTCTGGCGCTCCGACACAGCAATTGACGATATGTACAATGCGATTTTCCGTGAACTGATTACTTATATGATGGAAGATCCGCGCGACATTACGCCTTGCACCCACCTTCTGTTTATTGCCAAAAATCTCGAACGGATCGGTGATCACGCCACTAATATCGCGGAGACGGTGTTCTATACCGTCTCCGGCCATTCTTTGCCGGATGAACGGCCCAAAAGCGACAACACGTCCTACATGGTGGCGCGCCCGTCTCCGGATGTGACATCCTGA
- a CDS encoding RidA family protein, with amino-acid sequence MSKIIRTEPNSILSAAVEYHGFVYLQGVVAEDSTQDITGQTRQVLDRIDALLEQHGTDATRLLQAQVWLKNLADRPGFNAVWEEWIARHGGHPPVRACVQAELVDPKGLVEVMVTACR; translated from the coding sequence ATGAGCAAAATCATTCGCACGGAGCCGAACAGCATTCTCTCCGCCGCTGTTGAATATCACGGTTTCGTTTATCTTCAGGGCGTTGTCGCGGAAGACAGCACTCAGGACATTACAGGTCAGACACGCCAGGTTCTGGACCGCATCGACGCCCTGCTGGAACAGCACGGCACCGATGCCACCAGACTGCTTCAGGCTCAGGTGTGGCTGAAAAACCTCGCTGACCGTCCAGGCTTCAATGCCGTGTGGGAGGAATGGATCGCCCGTCATGGTGGTCACCCCCCGGTACGCGCCTGTGTGCAGGCCGAACTGGTAGACCCCAAAGGTCTGGTCGAGGTGATGGTCACAGCCTGCCGGTAA